GTCCGGATGCGGCTCGTCCCTCCGGCGCCGGAATGACATGGGCGACATCCTCACACCTCGTCGATCAGGATCCGGAAGCCCTCCGGCCGCTCCACCACCAGCTCCGCACTGCCGGCCGCCATCGCGTTGCCCGACTCGACCACGCTCTTGGTCAGGGCGGTGAAGAACTTCGCGATCGCCGGACCGAGCTGGGCCCCGGGAAGCGAGACGAAGGCGAACTGCGCCTGGGTGGCGACGGCGAGGATGGTCTGCTCCTGCGCGTCACCGATCCCGCAGGCGATGATGTTGGGAGCCGCCTTGGTCGTCGTGCGGTCGACGAGCTGCCGGTGCGCCGCCTGCCAGTCCTCCCCGTAGTTGGGCTGCCCGTCGCTGAGGAAGAACACGGCGGGCCGGTGCACCCGGTAGCCCTGGCTCTTGAGCGTCTGCACGTCCTGCGGTATCCGCCGCAGGAGCGCGCGGAACGCCGCCTCGTAGCTCGTGCCGCCGTTCGCGGTGAGCCGGGGCAGCTCGTTCTCCGCCCGCAGATCGGCGAGGATCAGGCGCTCGGTCACGGAGTTGGAGAAGCCGAGCACGGAGAACCGCACCTTGGCCGCCGCCATCGGCTCACCGAGCAGCGACTGGTGCAGCGAGGCCATTCCGGCGTTGAGATCACCGACGTACGGGTTCATCGATCCCGACTCGTCGACCAGGACGTACACCGGCAGCAATTGCCCCAGCGTCTCGGCCATGACTGTGTTCCCTTTCTGCTTACGGAAATGTCGTGCCCGGGGTCAGACCCTCCGGGCACTCCAGGTGAAGTTCCATCCGCCCCGCCAGCGCACTGCGCCCGAGGTGCAGCACGGTGTTCTGCAGCAGCACGGAGAACCGCACCGCCGACTCCGACAGGTCCGAACCGGGCACGGCCACCACGCCCAGCTCCGGCAGGCTCGCCAGACGGGTGGTCAGGGCCGGCCGGGCAGCCGCGCCGATTCCGCAGACGACGAGGTGGGGGTGGTAGTGGTGCCTCATCAGTTCCGCGTGGACGGCCGGCCAGTCGCCGCCGTCCTCGGCGGGCTGCGCCGTGAGGAAGAAGACGACGGGACGCAGGACCCTCGGCACCTGCTCCTTGAGCCGTTCCAAGTCCAGCGGCAGCAGCTCCAGGAGGCGCTGGAACACCGGCCGGTGCCGACAGGCCGTACCGGACACCAGCTCGGGCACCGAGGTTCCCCAGGTCAGTTCGACGAGCGGCATCAGCACCTCGGCGCCCTCGGCGTAGGTGAGGACGGAGACCCTGATCGCCGAGGCCACGTCGGGGCTGTTGACCAACGCGGTCTGCAAGGACCGCAGGGCGTTGGCCAGTTCGATCCGGCACCCGGCCGCCCCCGGTGAGACGTCGAGCACCACGTAGACCGGCATCAGCCCGGTGGCTGGCGGGGACTGCGGGGTCTGCGAGCCACCGCTGCCGCCCCACCGCACGGGCGCGGTCACCTGCGGCCCGGCCGGTCCCGGGCCGGTCCCCGGACCGCCGCCCGCGGGTCCCGACAGCTGCTGCGGCAGGGGCAGGGGCGCGGCCAGCGGGTCCATCCCGGCCGCGCCGCCCAGCGCCCCCTGGCGCAGACCCGGCAGGTCGATCTCCCTGACCACACCCTTCTCGATCAGGTACTTGACCATCTCGACATGCCGCTCTTCCCGGATCTCGGCCCGGCCGACCTTCGACTCCTCCAGGCGCATCAGGAGGTTCATGGCCTGCTCGGTGTCGGCCGGATGCTTGGCCAGGTGTTCCAGGATCATCCCCCGGAAGTCCAGCTGCAGTCCGGCGAGCACCCGGCGCTCCTGCTGCTCGCGCTGGATCCTCGCCTCGTGCTGGATGTCCTTGAGCCGCTCGCCGCTGTGCGTCCGCCCCTCGGCGGTACGGTGCGCCTCCTGACCCAGCACCCGTTCGCGCTCCGCCTCCAGGAGCTGCTGGACGAAGACGCGCGCCGCGGCGTCCGGTTCGATCAGCACCGTGCAGTGGTAGATCGTGATCCCCTCCGGCAACGGCATGGCCGTCGCGAAGGCGCGGTTCATGTGGTCCTGCGCGTCCGCCGCCCGGTCGATGGCGAACTGGGCCGCGTAGACCCGCATCCGGGCGGTCAGATAGCCGTAGACGACGGTGAGGGCGTCCTTGACGTTTCCGCGCACCACCTGCACGGGGTCATGGACGCGGAATCCCACGTCGAAGGTCGCCTCGAAGCGGTGCCCGCCGTCGCTGCAGGTCAGCGGGGTGTTCGAGAGCCTTCCGGTACGCCGGTGGTCGCTCAGGTCGACGACGTAACAGTCCTTGTTCGCATGCAGGAAACGCTGCGCAGGCGAGCGGTCCTGCCGGGACTCGGTCACCCAGGGGCCGTGCTCGACCGGATAGACGATCGCGACGCTCGGCGGCAGGTTCTCCAGCTTCCCCGCACGGCGGCGCGGCACGGGCTGTCCGTTGTTCAGGATGAGGGAGATCGTCATGTCACACGTGCTCCTGGTCGAGTCGATCGTGTACGGCGGCGGCGACGACCGGCAGCGGGGCCAGGTTCTCCGGATCGGTCCAGCCGTCGGCGAAGCGCCGCAGGGTCCGGCCGGACCGCGGGTCCTGGTACGCGATCGCGCCGATCATCAGCAGGAACATCTCCCGCAGACGGGCGTCCTTCTCGGCCTGCGCGGCCCAGTCGCCGATCACCTGCTGGGCCCGTTCACGCAGGAAGAGGTGGTTGAGCGCGTCGCGCCACAGCCCGACGTACGCCTCGCGCATCCCCTCCCTCCGGTGGGCGAGATAGAGCAGGGCCGGCCAGGCGGGCACCACCCCGCCGGTCTCCCACTCCCCGCTGTCCACGATCAGCTGCGAGCAGACGATGAGGAAGGCGAGCAGCGCCGTCGGCCGGGCCTGGTGCTTCGCCGCGCCCTCCCGCAGCACCCGGAGCGTCCTCTCCGCACGCTCGTGATCGTCCGCGAGCAGGTCGGTGAAACTGCGCCCCACGGCCACCGCGACCGTCCAGTGGTCCACCACCGCGAGCCGGCCGAGCTCCTCCTCCGAGCGGTCCCCGAGCACCCCCATGCCGTGCACGCGTGCCGCCGTCGCCTGCCCCATCGGTGCGTTCCGGTCGACCAGCCACGTCTCGACGAGCGCCGTCGCCTGCTCCTTGACCCAGGGGTCCTCGCAGCCGACGGACAGGGCGTAGGCGACGGCGTCCCGGAGGTTGGCGTCCTCGCTGTGCGCCCACGCGTGCAGGAGGTGGTCGCAGACATAGGTGTACGACTCGGCGGCGATGACGCCCAGGGACGCGGCGCCGTAGATGCGCACCTGTTCCGAGGGGTCGTTGACCAGGGAGGTCAGCCACTCCAGCAGTTCCGTCTGGATGCCGTACTGGTTCCAGGCGTGCCGGATGACCCGCGGCGGATAGCCGGGGTCCTTGTACTCCAGGGCGTCCCCCGGCTCACCGCGGTCCCGCTGCACGGTGCGGCCCGCCTGGCGCTGCTTGCCGACCGTGCGGGCCCGCAGACGGGCCAGCCGCCGCCGGCGCGGCTGCGCGAACGGGTCGTGGACGTGCGGAAGGCGCCCGTCGGGTCCCGGCGCCCTGAGGTAGGGGGCCTTGTCGTCCAGCAGCTGTTCCAGGGAACGGGCGGCCTGCGCGACGTTCTCCTGGGGCAGCCCGTTGAGCACGGCGAGCGCGAGCGCGAAACAGCGGGTCGAGCGGTCCGGCAGACTCTCGACCCAGATCTCGAAGTCCTCGTCCGCGAGCCGGTTCCGGCTCTCCCTGATCCGCTGCGGGTCCAGGTCCCCGGCCTCGTAGTCGTCCGCGAGCACGGCCCCCAGCTCGGCGGCCTGCCGGCACGCGGGATCACCGGCGAGCAGTTCGCCCAGCAGTTCGTGGACGTCCGCCCGCGCCAGCAGCCGGTCGGTGTGACGCGCGCCCAGCCGCCAGCGCACATGGGCCCGCGCGACGGCCAGGGTGTCGGGCGCCTCGGTCAGGTCGAGCACCCCGGCGAGCAGTTCGCTGTCCGCGACCTCGGTGCTCGCCACGGTCAGCACCATCCAGGCGTTCGCGTGCGAGAGCGCCCCCTGCACCTTCTCGTAGACCTCGCCGCTGAGGTTGCCGATGTCCGCGGGCTGGTCGAGCAGGAAGCCCACGCCGCTCTCGATACCGCCGTCGCCGCTCTCCAGACTGTCGGCGAGCGCGGCGAGCGCGACCCTGCTGTCCAGGTGGTGGATGGGCCCCTCGCAGGCGCCCTGGAGCAGACGGACGGCGAGGGCGCTCTTGCCGTACCCCGGCGCCCCGCGCAGGATGACGATCTTCTGCCGCAGGAGGGCTTCCCTGGCCGCGCCGAACTCGGCCGGCTCGTGGTACGCGTGGCGCACCCGCTCGTCGATGAGCGGGGACAGGACGCGCGGCTCCTTGCGCCCGCCGTCGACGAGGACGTACTTGTTCCCGCCGACCACGTCGCCCTGGACGTTCGCGAAGGCGTTCTGGAGATGGCCGTGGCGCATCGAGCCCTGGCCCAGCTGCCCGGTGGCCTCCGAAGCCTCGGGTCCGGCACCGGAGGGTGCCGCCTCGGGGCGCCCCGGCGCATCGGGCCCACCGCCCTGCGCACCGCCCCCCGGACCCGGCCGGTCCCCACCCGCGGGCGGCGCCGGCTGCCCGGGTCCGGCACCGGGTCCCGGACCCGCTCCCTGGCCCGGTACGGGTGGTGCGGGCGAACCGCCCGCACCACCCGTCGGACCCCCCGTACCGCCCGCCGGACCGCTCCCCGCTGCGGCACCGGCGGGAGGCGCTCCCCCGGTCGGTGTGGTCATGGCCGTTCGGGACGTGACGTCCCGTACGAGACAGTCTTGTTGCCCGCCACCTGGTCACCGTGGACGACACCGGCGGTGAAACTCACGGACGGCGGCACCGGGCCGGCCGGGGGCGCGGCCTGCGCCTCCTGCGGAGCCGGAGCAGGCGCGGGGCCCCCGCGGTCCCGCTGTTCACGGCCGCCGCCCTGGGCACGCGCGGACGGCGAGCCCTGCGCGGCGCGTCCGCCGCGCCGGCCGGCCGCCGGGGGCGTCGCCGGCAGGCCGGGCGGCGCGGGCAGCCCGGGAACGGTCACCCAACTCTCGATCGCCAGACCGTGCTTGGCCGCGAAGGGCATCCGCAGATAGGCCGCCGGGTCGATCCCGCGATGCGCGTGCCGGACCAGACCGCGGTAGATCTCGTCGGAGACGACGAAGACCATCCGGGACGACTCGGCGGCGCTCAGCACCTCGCGCAGGGGCCCCGCGTCCACGAGCCTGCAGGCCATGTTGACCGCGTCGCCCGACCAGCCCTGCGGGTCCCTCGTGACCAGCCCCTGATGCAGGGCGAGCCGGAAGCGCATGGCGTACGCCCGGCTGAACATCCGTGCGCACTGGACCAGTTCCTCGTCGAGCTCACGGACGAACGCCCCCACGAGCGCGGCCGGCGCCACCGCCCCCGAGACGATCATGAGGACCCCGTCACCGCGGTCCTCGAAGGAGATGGCCCCCAGCTCGACACCCGCCCGGGTGAGCGCGGCTTCGAGCACCTCGTACATCGTTCCCCGCAGCGACCGCTGCACCGGATCGGGGCGCGTACTGAAGTTCTCGATGTCGAGAACCATGATCCAGCAGTGTGTGGCTTCACCCGTCATAGCCGTACCTTCCCGGAGCAGCTCAGCTCAGCTGCACCAGTAGTACGACACGAACGACCGTCCGGTCTACGACAGTTGACTCACAGCCAGATATGGCCGGATCACTACGGTCACCCGCCGGCCCCCGGCGTCACCGCTCGTACGTGACCGTCACCGGCGCATGGTCGCTCCACCGCTCCTCGTGCGTGGCCGCACGCTCGACCCACGCCTTGACCGCGCGCGCGGCCAGCCCCGGAGTCGCCACCTGGTAGTCGATGCGCCAGCCCGA
The Streptomyces sp. NBC_00234 DNA segment above includes these coding regions:
- a CDS encoding vWA domain-containing protein; the protein is MAETLGQLLPVYVLVDESGSMNPYVGDLNAGMASLHQSLLGEPMAAAKVRFSVLGFSNSVTERLILADLRAENELPRLTANGGTSYEAAFRALLRRIPQDVQTLKSQGYRVHRPAVFFLSDGQPNYGEDWQAAHRQLVDRTTTKAAPNIIACGIGDAQEQTILAVATQAQFAFVSLPGAQLGPAIAKFFTALTKSVVESGNAMAAGSAELVVERPEGFRILIDEV